Proteins found in one Coffea eugenioides isolate CCC68of chromosome 5, Ceug_1.0, whole genome shotgun sequence genomic segment:
- the LOC113770220 gene encoding protein ACTIVITY OF BC1 COMPLEX KINASE 7, chloroplastic, with amino-acid sequence MAAILASHSCYCRIEEVFSFNIGKPNQNLGFSDTISVWGSREFESRQCRLVKARQNYSFQVVMQQTEPHVKFGTNRRPIKMVPASDVMKRKAPSVNNSEIVNGSSRISNGAITERKEPPVNNALDGSKRAVNGAYKVNGASLVKRDSASAIIKNFKTDELPPIEDLKVLPSDEGFSWANDNYNSWQRSIDVWSFVISLRMRVLLDNAKWAYLGGFTEDKQKTRRRRTASWLRECVLQLGPTFIKLGQLSSTRSDLFPREFVDELAKLQDRVPAFPSKKAKEFIEKELGAPVHMLFKEFEERPIAAASLGQVHRAILHNGEKVVVKVQRPGLKKLFDIDLRNLKLIAEYFQNSETLGGPTRDWIGIYEECAKILYEEIDYINEGKNADRFRRDFRNIKWVRVPLVYWDYTATKVLTLEYVPGIKINQLDKIDARGFSRSRISSRAIEAYLIQILKTGFFHADPHPGNLAIDVDEALIYYDFGMMGDIKSFTMERLLELFYAVYEKDAKKVMQSLIDLGALQPTGDMSSVRRSVQFFLDNLLDQRPDQQQTLSAIGEDLFAIATDQPFRFPSTFTFVLRAFSTLEGIGYVLDPDFSFAKIAAPYAQELLDMRQKQRTGTQLVQEIRRQADDARTYTMSMPYRVQRIEEFVNELESGDLKLRVRVLESERAARKANILQMATIYTVLGGTLLNLGVTFTNQGSQIIANGSFLGAGVFLTLFMRSMQRVKKLDKFESMI; translated from the exons ATGGCGGCAATATTGGCGTCTCACAGCTGCTATTGCCGCATTGAGGAAGTATTCAGCTTTAACATTGGAAAACCAAATCAAAACCTTGGCTTTTCAGATACAATATCGGTGTGGGGTTCTAGGGAGTTTGAGTCGCGTCAATGTAGATTGGTGAAAGCTAGACAAAATTATTCGTTTCAAGTGGTCATGCAGCAAACAGAACCCCATGTCAAATTTGGCACCAATCGTAGGCCAATTAAAATGGTACCTGCAAGTGACGTTATGAAAAGAAAAGCTCCATCAGTAAACAATTCAGAGATAGTAAATGGTTCAAGTAGGATTAGTAATGGAGCAATTACAGAAAGAAAAGAACCACCGGTCAACAATGCACTGGATGGCTCAAAGAGGGCTGTAAATGGAGCTTATAAAGTTAATGGAGCAAGCTTAGTGAAGAGAGACTCTGCTTCAGCCATTATTAAGAATTTTAAAACTGATGAGCTCCCCCCCATTGAAGATCTGAAGGTTTTGCCTTCAGATGAAGGCTTCAGTTGGGCAAATGATAATTACAATTCCTGGCAAAGAAGCATTGATGTTTGGTCATTTGTTATTTCCTTGCGCATGCGTGTTCTATTGGACAATGCGAAGTGGGCTTATCTGGGAGGCTTCACGGAAGACAAGCAG AAAACCAGAAGACGCCGAACTGCTTCATGGCTACGAGAGTGTGTGCTGCAACTTGGTCCTACATTTATCAAACTCGGGCAGTTATCCTCAACAAGGTCTGACCTATTTCCAAGAGAGTTTGTGGATGAGCTTGCCAAGTTGCAG GATAGAGTTCCTGCCTTTCCATCAAAAAAGGCAAAAGAATTCATCGAAAAGGAACTGGGAGCTCCAGTCCATATGTTATTTAAGGAGTTTGAAGAAAGACCAATTGCTGCTGCTAGTCTTGGTCAG GTGCATCGTGCTATCTTACATAATGGGGAAAAAGTTGTGGTGAAAGTTCAAAGACCTGGTCTAAAAAAGCTTTTTGACATTGATTTGC GTAACTTAAAGTTAATTGCTGAGTACTTTCAGAACAGTGAAACACTTGGTGGTCCAACAAGGGACTGGATAGGAATTTATGAAGAATGTGCTAA GATTTTGTATGAGGAAATTGATTACATAAACGAAGGGAAGAATGCAGATAGGTTCCGCCGGGATTTTAGAAATATAAAGTGGGTCCGAGTACCT CTGGTATATTGGGATTATACCGCAACAAAGGTGTTGACGTTGGAGTATGTCCCAG GGATTAAGATCAACCAGTTGGACAAGATTGATGCGCGAGGTTTTAGCAGATCTCGGATCTCGTCACGTGCTATTGAAGCATATTTGATTCAG ATCCTGAAGACAGGTTTCTTTCATGCTGATCCTCATCCTGGAAATCTTGCTATTGATGTTGACGAAGCTCTAATCTACTATGATTTTGGTATGATGGGGGATATTAAGAGTTTTACAATGGAGAGACTGTTGGAGCTTTTCTATGCTGTTTATGAGAAGGATGCGAAAAAG GTTATGCAGAGTCTCATTGACCTTGGAGCACTTCAGCCAACTGGGGACATGTCATCG GTGAGGAGGTCTGTACAGTTTTTCTTGGATAATTTGTTGGATCAAAGACCAGATCAACAGCAAACTTTATCTGCAATTGGAGAG GATTTATTTGCTATAGCAACAGATCAGCCATTTCGATTTCCTTCGACTTTTACATTTGTGCTCAGGGCATTTTCGACACTTGAAg GCATTGGGTACGTACTGGATccagatttttcttttgctaagATTGCTGCCCCGTATGCACAG GAACTCTTGGATATGAGGCAGAAGCAAAGGACTGGGACACAACTCGTTCAGGAAATAAGAAGACAAGCTGATGAT GCAAGAACATACACGATGTCCATGCCTTATAGAGTTCAGCGGATAGAAGAGTTTGTGAATGAACTTGAGTCAGGAGATTTGAAACTCCGAGTTAGAGTCCTGGAG TCAGAGAGAGCAGCAAGGAAAGCGAATATACTGCAGATGGCAactatttatactgttttagGTGGCACCCTTCTGAACCTTGGCGTCACCTTTACTAATCAAGGCAGTCAAATTATAGCGAATGGATCTTTTCTTGGTGCAG GTGTTTTCCTCACTTTGTTTATGAGGTCCATGCAAAGGGTGAAAAAATTGGATAAGTTTGAAAGCATGATTTGA